One stretch of Streptomyces sp. R21 DNA includes these proteins:
- a CDS encoding efflux RND transporter permease subunit: MSWLSRFSLAQRALIGLMSIVALAFGAIAIPQLKQQLLPTIELPMVSVLAPYQGASPDVVEKQVVEPIEDNLESVDGITGVTSKASEGNAVIMASFDYGNDTKQLVADVQQAVNRARVQLPDDVDPQVIAGSTDDMPTVVLAVTSGKDQQALSDQLDRTVVPALKDIDGVGQVTVDGVRDLQVTVTPDDKKMAKAGLTSAALGQALQAGGATVPAGSFDEDGANRTVQVGGGFTSVQQIQDLMVTGAPGKKPVRLADVAAVAQEQAKADSITRTDGKPSLAVMVTMDHDGSAVAISDAVKDKLPDLRKDLGAGTAVTVVSDQGPAVSKSIHGLTTEGALGLLFAVLVILVFLASVRSTLVTAVSIPLSVVLALIVLWTRDLSLNMLTLGALTIAIGRVVDDSIVVLENIKRHLGYGEEREEAILKAVREVAGAVTSSTLTTVAVFLPIGLTGGMVGELFGSFSLTVTAALLASLLVSLTVVPVLSYWFLRAPKGTPADADEARRLAEEKEARSRLQRSYVPVLRFATRRRLTSLAIAIAVLVGTGGLASMLKTNFFDQGDVEVLTVKQELKPGTSLAATDAQARKVEQMLDGVKGVKDYQVTVGSSGFLAAFGGGTDTNQASYQVMLEDSASSDDVQDRIEEGLGKLSGVGTTTVAAGDGFGNQDLSVVVKSADADVLRKASDQVRAEVAKLDHVTDVTSDLAQSVPRISVKANSKAAAAGYNDATLGAAVAEAVRGTTSGKAILDDTERDVVIRAAKPAETLEQLRDLRLGAVKLGDIADVKLVDGPVSMTRIDGQRAATITAKPTGDNTGAVSADLTSKLNSLKLPAGASAEIGGVSSDQDDAFANLGLAMLAAIAIVFMLLVATFRSLVQPLILLVSIPFAATGAIGLLVATGTPMGVPAMIGMLMLIGIVVTNAIVLIDLINQYRKQGYGVVEAVVEGGRHRLRPILMTALATIFALLPMALGVTGEGGFIAQPLAVVVIGGLITSTLLTLLLVPTLYAMLELRKERRAKKRAAKKGVPAPAESASDEPESEPVGV, from the coding sequence ATGTCCTGGCTGTCGAGGTTCAGCCTCGCGCAACGGGCCCTCATAGGTCTGATGTCGATCGTCGCGCTCGCGTTCGGTGCGATCGCGATCCCCCAGCTCAAGCAGCAGCTGCTGCCCACCATCGAGCTGCCCATGGTGTCCGTGCTGGCGCCGTACCAGGGTGCGTCCCCCGATGTGGTCGAGAAGCAGGTCGTCGAACCCATCGAGGACAACCTCGAATCGGTCGACGGCATCACGGGCGTCACGTCGAAGGCCAGCGAGGGCAACGCCGTGATCATGGCGTCCTTCGACTACGGCAACGACACCAAGCAGCTCGTCGCCGACGTCCAGCAGGCCGTCAACCGCGCCCGCGTGCAGCTTCCGGACGACGTCGACCCGCAGGTCATCGCCGGTTCGACCGACGACATGCCGACCGTCGTCCTCGCCGTCACCTCCGGCAAGGACCAGCAGGCGCTGTCCGACCAGCTCGACCGCACCGTCGTGCCCGCCCTGAAGGACATCGACGGCGTCGGCCAGGTCACCGTGGACGGCGTACGCGACCTCCAGGTCACCGTCACGCCCGACGACAAGAAGATGGCCAAGGCGGGTCTCACCTCCGCCGCGCTCGGCCAGGCCCTCCAGGCGGGCGGCGCGACCGTTCCGGCCGGGTCCTTCGACGAGGACGGCGCCAACCGCACCGTCCAGGTCGGCGGCGGCTTCACCTCCGTGCAGCAGATCCAGGACCTGATGGTCACGGGCGCCCCGGGGAAGAAGCCCGTACGCCTCGCCGACGTCGCCGCAGTGGCGCAGGAGCAGGCCAAGGCCGACTCCATCACGCGTACGGACGGGAAGCCGAGCCTCGCCGTCATGGTCACCATGGACCACGACGGCAGCGCGGTCGCCATCTCCGACGCGGTCAAGGACAAGCTGCCCGACCTCCGAAAGGACCTGGGTGCGGGCACGGCGGTCACCGTCGTCAGCGACCAGGGCCCGGCCGTGTCCAAGTCCATCCACGGCCTGACCACCGAGGGCGCGCTCGGCCTGCTCTTCGCGGTCCTCGTCATCCTGGTCTTCCTGGCGTCGGTCCGCTCGACGCTCGTCACGGCGGTGAGCATCCCGCTCTCCGTCGTACTGGCCCTGATCGTCCTGTGGACGAGGGACCTCTCCCTCAACATGCTCACGCTCGGCGCGCTGACCATCGCGATCGGCCGGGTCGTCGACGACTCGATCGTGGTCCTGGAGAACATCAAGCGCCACCTCGGATACGGCGAGGAGCGCGAGGAGGCCATCCTCAAGGCCGTACGGGAGGTCGCGGGCGCGGTCACGTCCTCGACCCTCACCACGGTCGCCGTCTTCCTGCCGATCGGTCTGACCGGCGGCATGGTGGGCGAGCTGTTCGGCTCCTTCAGCCTGACCGTCACGGCGGCCCTGCTGGCCTCGCTGCTCGTCTCGCTGACGGTCGTGCCGGTGCTGTCGTACTGGTTCCTGCGCGCCCCGAAGGGCACCCCGGCCGACGCCGACGAGGCCCGTCGCCTCGCGGAGGAGAAGGAGGCGCGCAGCCGTCTCCAGCGCAGCTACGTGCCGGTGCTCCGCTTCGCGACCCGGCGCCGGCTGACGAGCCTCGCGATCGCGATCGCCGTCCTGGTCGGCACGGGCGGTCTGGCGTCGATGCTGAAGACCAACTTCTTCGACCAGGGCGATGTCGAAGTCCTCACCGTCAAGCAGGAGTTGAAGCCGGGCACCAGCCTGGCGGCGACCGACGCCCAGGCGAGGAAGGTCGAGCAGATGCTCGACGGCGTCAAGGGCGTGAAGGACTACCAGGTCACGGTCGGCTCCTCCGGCTTCCTCGCGGCCTTCGGCGGCGGCACGGACACCAACCAGGCCTCGTACCAGGTCATGCTGGAGGACTCGGCGTCCTCCGACGACGTCCAGGACCGGATCGAGGAGGGCCTGGGGAAGCTCTCCGGCGTCGGTACGACCACGGTCGCGGCCGGTGACGGCTTCGGCAACCAGGACCTCAGTGTGGTCGTCAAGTCCGCCGACGCGGACGTCCTGCGCAAGGCGTCCGACCAGGTGCGCGCCGAGGTCGCCAAGCTGGACCATGTCACGGACGTGACCAGCGACCTGGCGCAGAGCGTGCCGCGCATCTCGGTCAAGGCCAACTCCAAGGCCGCGGCGGCCGGTTACAACGACGCCACCCTCGGTGCGGCCGTCGCCGAGGCCGTACGCGGCACCACGAGCGGCAAGGCGATCCTGGACGACACCGAGCGGGACGTCGTCATCAGGGCGGCGAAGCCGGCCGAGACGCTGGAGCAGCTGCGCGATCTGCGGCTCGGCGCGGTGAAGCTCGGTGACATCGCCGACGTGAAGCTGGTCGACGGCCCGGTCTCGATGACCCGGATCGACGGTCAGCGGGCCGCGACGATCACGGCGAAGCCGACCGGCGACAACACGGGCGCGGTCAGTGCGGACCTCACGTCCAAGCTGAACTCGCTGAAGCTGCCGGCCGGCGCGAGTGCCGAGATCGGTGGGGTCTCCTCGGACCAGGACGACGCGTTCGCGAACCTCGGCCTGGCCATGCTGGCCGCCATCGCGATCGTCTTCATGCTCCTGGTCGCGACCTTCCGCTCGCTGGTCCAGCCGCTGATCCTGCTCGTCTCGATCCCGTTCGCGGCGACGGGCGCGATCGGCCTGCTGGTCGCCACCGGTACGCCGATGGGCGTCCCCGCGATGATCGGCATGCTGATGCTCATCGGCATCGTGGTGACCAACGCGATCGTGCTGATCGACCTGATCAACCAGTACCGCAAGCAGGGTTACGGCGTCGTCGAGGCCGTGGTCGAGGGCGGCCGCCACCGTCTGCGGCCCATCCTCATGACGGCCCTGGCGACGATCTTCGCCCTGCTCCCGATGGCCCTGGGCGTCACCGGCGAGGGCGGCTTCATCGCCCAGCCGCTGGCCGTGGTCGTCATCGGCGGCCTGATCACGTCGACCCTGCTGACACTGCTCCTCGTCCCGACGCTCTACGCGATGCTCGAACTGCGCAAGGAGCGCCGGGCGAAGAAGCGTGCGGCGAAGAAGGGCGTACCCGCCCCTGCGGAGTCCGCCTCCGACGAGCCGGAGTCGGAGCCGGTGGGAGTCTGA
- a CDS encoding serine/threonine-protein kinase, translating to MALYEGDPESLGEYRIVDRLGAGGMGVVYRARSRSGREVAVKVVHAQYAADAVFRARFRQEIAAVRKVSGAFTAPVVDADPDAERPWMATQYVPGRSLAARIRAGGPLDGAELRRLALGLVEALREIHRAGVVHRDLKPANVMMAEDGPRVIDFGISRAAENQALTETGHMMGTPPFMSPEQLADARSVAPASDVFSLGALVVFAATGHGPFDADSPYLAAYRVMSEEPVLDAVSVPLREVVSRCLAKEPAARPGLDELARAFASALPDPGPDETPTVSQRHPDPQPTVAPSAVPSEGPRPAFAPVEPPPVARRTRARRLAVPAAVAGVLVAALLAYFLGPLKGGDSVGAAGPSPSAPDARWAAVPAGWQPWQTTLYATAAAGVKHAPGVNTDGSGSGAQPACVQGGGSVYCSGSGILPVRVDASTGRTLWRAAPVPRDTPLDHYGARVLAVRDGVLLVRETVMNAAGNDTTATVSALATDNGRRLWSRPVQDQYADAVLLGGLVLAPDGSAVTARSPRDGTARWTMTMPAGYRCAFLAGGDRLYADCVDYHTASGADRLLLSVDPTDGSLRRLRSAPSVEATYAGVLDGRLVFVERRTSASAADDNGYARAVLVDPADDSARTTKLAQEQRGSMALVHGVLCFATSSGRVTAVSPVTGKRLWETATTLEQPGTPVADGRRSVFVVSASGRVAALDARKGTPLWESGPRADRVLSFGGPPGLLLHQGALVVPSPDGTLFTLDPAHPERKPVSG from the coding sequence GTGGCACTGTACGAGGGTGATCCCGAGTCGCTCGGCGAGTACCGGATCGTCGACCGGCTCGGGGCCGGCGGCATGGGCGTGGTCTACCGGGCGAGATCCCGGTCGGGCCGTGAGGTCGCGGTCAAGGTGGTGCACGCCCAGTACGCCGCGGACGCCGTGTTCCGCGCTCGCTTCCGGCAGGAGATCGCGGCCGTCCGCAAGGTGAGCGGCGCCTTCACCGCGCCGGTCGTGGACGCGGACCCGGACGCCGAGCGGCCCTGGATGGCCACTCAGTACGTGCCCGGGCGCTCGCTGGCCGCCCGCATCCGGGCCGGCGGCCCGTTGGACGGCGCCGAACTGCGACGGCTGGCCCTCGGGCTGGTGGAGGCACTGCGGGAGATCCATCGGGCCGGAGTCGTGCACCGCGACCTGAAGCCGGCCAACGTGATGATGGCCGAGGACGGCCCCCGCGTCATCGACTTCGGCATCTCCCGCGCGGCGGAGAACCAGGCGCTGACCGAGACCGGGCACATGATGGGCACTCCGCCCTTCATGTCCCCCGAGCAGCTCGCGGACGCCCGCTCGGTGGCGCCCGCCTCCGACGTCTTCTCGCTCGGCGCCCTGGTGGTGTTCGCCGCCACCGGACACGGGCCCTTCGACGCCGACAGCCCCTATCTGGCCGCGTACCGGGTGATGAGCGAGGAACCGGTGCTGGACGCCGTGTCCGTGCCGCTGCGCGAGGTCGTGTCCCGCTGTCTGGCCAAGGAGCCCGCCGCCCGCCCCGGCCTCGACGAACTCGCCCGCGCCTTCGCGAGCGCCCTGCCGGACCCGGGACCGGACGAGACGCCCACGGTGTCCCAGCGCCATCCGGATCCGCAGCCCACGGTTGCGCCGTCCGCCGTCCCGTCCGAGGGACCCCGACCGGCGTTCGCCCCCGTCGAGCCCCCGCCTGTCGCCCGCCGGACCCGCGCCCGCCGTCTGGCGGTGCCGGCCGCGGTGGCCGGCGTGCTCGTGGCCGCGCTCCTGGCCTATTTCCTCGGACCGCTCAAGGGCGGCGACTCCGTGGGGGCCGCCGGGCCGTCACCGAGTGCCCCGGACGCTCGCTGGGCGGCTGTTCCGGCCGGCTGGCAACCCTGGCAGACCACGCTGTACGCGACCGCCGCCGCCGGTGTGAAGCACGCGCCGGGGGTGAACACCGACGGCAGCGGTTCGGGGGCGCAGCCGGCCTGCGTGCAGGGCGGCGGGTCCGTCTACTGCTCCGGCAGCGGCATCCTGCCGGTCCGCGTCGACGCGTCGACCGGCCGAACCCTCTGGCGGGCCGCGCCCGTGCCGCGGGACACGCCCCTCGACCACTACGGCGCCCGCGTCCTCGCCGTGCGCGACGGTGTGCTGCTCGTGCGGGAGACGGTCATGAACGCCGCGGGCAACGACACGACCGCCACCGTCTCCGCCCTGGCCACCGACAACGGCAGACGGCTGTGGTCCCGGCCGGTGCAGGACCAGTACGCCGACGCGGTGCTCCTCGGCGGCCTCGTTCTCGCTCCCGACGGCTCCGCCGTGACCGCCCGCTCCCCGCGTGACGGCACCGCGCGCTGGACGATGACCATGCCGGCCGGCTACCGCTGCGCGTTCCTCGCCGGCGGCGACCGCCTCTACGCGGACTGCGTCGACTACCACACCGCATCCGGCGCGGACCGGTTGCTGCTCTCCGTCGACCCGACCGACGGCTCGCTGCGCCGACTGCGCTCCGCGCCCTCGGTCGAAGCGACGTACGCCGGGGTCCTGGACGGCCGCCTGGTCTTCGTCGAACGGCGTACGAGCGCCTCGGCCGCGGACGACAACGGGTACGCCCGGGCGGTACTGGTCGACCCCGCCGACGACAGCGCCCGTACCACCAAGCTGGCGCAGGAGCAGCGGGGGAGCATGGCTCTGGTGCACGGTGTGCTCTGCTTCGCCACCTCCAGCGGCCGGGTGACGGCGGTCTCCCCGGTGACCGGCAAGCGCCTGTGGGAGACGGCGACGACGCTGGAGCAGCCGGGCACACCGGTGGCCGACGGGCGCCGCAGCGTGTTCGTCGTCAGCGCCAGCGGACGCGTAGCCGCCCTCGACGCCCGCAAGGGCACGCCGCTGTGGGAGTCCGGTCCGCGCGCGGACCGGGTGCTCAGTTTCGGCGGCCCTCCGGGGCTCCTCCTCCACCAGGGCGCCCTGGTGGTGCCGAGCCCCGACGGCACGCTCTTCACCCTCGACCCCGCGCACCCCGAGCGGAAGCCCGTCTCGGGGTGA
- the nadA gene encoding quinolinate synthase NadA — MTTAQTQELDVQPTPLALLLLGREADPRSERGVECPGDLPSPSDPDLVERARAAKEKLGSKVFVLGHHYQRDEVIQFADVTGDSFKLARDAAARPEAEYIVFCGVHFMAESADILTGDDQKVVLPDLAAGCSMADMATAEQVAECWDVLTEAGIAEQVVPVSYMNSSADIKAFTGKHGGTICTSSNAKRALEWAFEQGEKVLFLPDQHLGRNTAVRDMGMSLEDCVLYNPHKPNGGLTAEQLRDAKMILWRGHCSVHGRFSVDSVNDVRERIPGVNVLVHPECKHEVVAAADYVGSTEYIIKALEAAPAGSKWAIGTELNLVRRLANRFAAEDKEIVFLDKTVCFCSTMNRIDLPHLVWTLESLAEGNLVNRIEVDKETEAFAKLALERMLALP, encoded by the coding sequence GTGACCACCGCCCAGACCCAGGAGCTCGACGTACAGCCGACGCCCCTCGCCCTGCTGCTGCTCGGCCGCGAGGCCGACCCGAGGAGCGAGCGAGGCGTCGAGTGTCCCGGTGACCTGCCCTCGCCGTCCGACCCGGACCTGGTGGAGCGCGCCCGCGCGGCCAAGGAGAAGCTCGGAAGCAAGGTCTTCGTGCTCGGCCACCACTACCAGCGCGACGAGGTCATCCAGTTCGCGGACGTCACGGGCGACTCCTTCAAGCTGGCCCGGGACGCGGCCGCCCGCCCGGAGGCCGAGTACATCGTCTTCTGCGGTGTGCACTTCATGGCGGAGTCCGCGGACATCCTGACGGGCGACGACCAGAAGGTCGTCCTCCCCGACCTCGCCGCCGGCTGCTCGATGGCCGACATGGCGACGGCCGAGCAGGTCGCCGAGTGCTGGGACGTGCTGACCGAGGCCGGCATAGCCGAGCAGGTCGTGCCCGTGTCGTACATGAACTCCTCCGCGGACATCAAGGCGTTCACCGGCAAGCACGGCGGCACGATCTGCACCTCGTCCAACGCCAAGCGGGCGCTGGAGTGGGCGTTCGAGCAGGGCGAGAAGGTGCTCTTCCTGCCGGACCAGCACCTGGGCCGCAACACGGCCGTGCGCGACATGGGCATGTCCCTGGAGGACTGCGTCCTCTACAACCCGCACAAGCCGAACGGCGGCCTGACCGCCGAGCAGCTGCGCGACGCGAAGATGATCCTGTGGCGCGGCCACTGCTCCGTGCACGGCCGCTTCTCGGTGGACTCCGTGAACGACGTGCGCGAGCGCATCCCGGGCGTGAACGTCCTCGTCCACCCCGAGTGCAAGCACGAGGTCGTCGCAGCGGCGGACTACGTGGGCTCCACGGAGTACATCATCAAGGCCCTGGAGGCCGCGCCCGCCGGCTCCAAGTGGGCCATCGGCACCGAGCTGAACCTCGTACGGCGCCTGGCGAACCGATTCGCCGCCGAGGACAAGGAGATCGTCTTCCTCGACAAGACGGTCTGCTTCTGCTCGACCATGAACCGCATCGACCTCCCCCACCTGGTGTGGACCCTGGAGTCCCTCGCCGAGGGCAACCTGGTCAACCGCATCGAGGTCGACAAGGAGACCGAGGCGTTCGCGAAGCTGGCGCTGGAGCGGATGCTGGCGCTGCCGTAG
- a CDS encoding iron-sulfur cluster assembly accessory protein yields MSVSDETTTVSDGILLSDAAAAKVKALLDQEGREDLALRVAVQPGGCSGLRYQLFFDERSLDGDVVKDFGGVKVVTDRMSAPYLGGASIDFVDTIEKQGFTIDNPNATGSCACGDSFS; encoded by the coding sequence ATGTCCGTATCGGACGAGACCACCACCGTGAGCGACGGCATCCTCCTGTCGGACGCCGCCGCGGCCAAGGTCAAGGCCCTGCTCGACCAGGAAGGCCGCGAGGACCTGGCGCTGCGCGTCGCCGTGCAGCCCGGTGGCTGCTCCGGCCTGCGCTACCAGCTCTTCTTCGACGAGCGCTCCCTCGACGGCGATGTCGTCAAGGACTTCGGCGGCGTCAAGGTCGTCACCGACCGCATGAGCGCCCCGTACCTGGGCGGCGCGTCCATCGACTTCGTGGACACCATCGAGAAGCAGGGCTTCACGATCGACAACCCGAACGCGACGGGCTCCTGCGCCTGCGGCGACTCCTTCAGCTAA
- a CDS encoding carbohydrate kinase family protein has translation MRIAVTGSIATDHLMTFPGRFADQLVADQLHTVSLSFLVDNLDVRRGGVGANIAFGMGQLGTSPILVGAAGSDFHEYRAWLDRHGVDTGSVRISEVLHTARFVCTTDADHNQIGSFYTGAMSEARLIELKAVADRVGGLDLVLIGADDPEAMLRHTEECRSRSIPFAADFSQQIARMSGEEIRILLDGATYLFSNEYEKGLIESKTGWSDAEILSKVGHRVTTLGARGVRIERDGDDPIEVGCAEEERKADPTGVGDAFRAGFLSGLSWGVPLERAAQVGCMLATLVIETVGTQEYQLRRGHFMDRFTKAYGDEAAADVQIHLV, from the coding sequence GTGCGTATCGCAGTCACCGGCTCCATCGCCACCGACCACCTCATGACCTTCCCCGGCCGATTCGCCGACCAGCTGGTCGCGGATCAGCTGCACACGGTCTCCCTCTCCTTCCTGGTCGACAACCTCGACGTGCGCCGGGGCGGGGTCGGCGCGAACATCGCCTTCGGCATGGGCCAGCTGGGCACCTCGCCGATCCTGGTCGGTGCCGCGGGCTCCGACTTCCACGAGTACCGCGCCTGGCTGGACCGCCACGGCGTCGACACCGGGTCCGTCCGCATCTCCGAGGTGCTGCACACCGCGCGCTTCGTGTGCACCACGGACGCCGACCACAACCAGATCGGCTCGTTCTACACGGGCGCGATGAGCGAGGCCCGGCTGATCGAGCTCAAGGCGGTCGCGGACCGGGTCGGCGGCCTCGACCTGGTCCTCATCGGCGCGGACGACCCGGAGGCGATGCTCCGCCACACCGAGGAGTGCCGCTCCCGCTCGATCCCCTTCGCCGCCGACTTCTCGCAGCAGATCGCGCGGATGAGCGGCGAGGAGATCCGGATACTGCTGGACGGGGCGACGTACCTCTTCTCCAACGAGTACGAGAAGGGGCTCATCGAGTCCAAGACCGGCTGGAGCGACGCCGAGATCCTCTCCAAGGTCGGCCACCGCGTCACCACCCTCGGCGCGCGGGGCGTGCGCATCGAGCGGGACGGCGACGACCCGATCGAGGTCGGCTGCGCCGAGGAGGAGCGCAAGGCCGACCCGACCGGCGTCGGCGACGCGTTCCGCGCGGGCTTCCTCTCGGGCCTCTCCTGGGGCGTCCCGCTGGAGCGTGCCGCCCAGGTCGGCTGCATGCTCGCCACGCTGGTCATCGAGACGGTCGGCACGCAGGAGTACCAGCTGCGCCGCGGCCACTTCATGGACCGCTTCACCAAGGCGTACGGCGACGAGGCCGCGGCGGACGTCCAGATCCACCTGGTGTAG
- a CDS encoding cysteine desulfurase/sulfurtransferase TusA family protein, whose protein sequence is MSYFDAASAAPLHPVARQALQASLDEGWADPARLYREGRRARLLLDAAREAAADAVGCRPDELVFTSSGTRAVHSGISGALAGRRRVGRHLIVSAVEHSSVLHSAEVHETDGGTVTRVAVDRTGAVHPGAFAAALRPDTALGCLQSANHEVGTEQPVAEAAGACRAAGVPLLVDAAQSLAWGRVEGDWSLLTASAHKWGGPSGVGLLVVRKGVRFAPQGPSDERESGRAAGFENIPGIVAAAASLRAVRAEAAGEAARLRELTDRIRARVPELVPDVEVVGDPVRRVPGIVTFSCLYVDGETLLHELDRAGFSVSSGSSCTSSTLTPSHVLKAMGVLSEGNVRVSLPPGTPAEDVDRFLSVLPGAVAAVREKLEAPTEPVKVAAGGTSDALVVDALGRRCPIPVIELAKVIGDVPVGGTVRVLSDDEAARLDIPAWCEMRGQEYVGEEPADHGTAYVVRRVS, encoded by the coding sequence GTGTCCTACTTCGACGCGGCGTCCGCCGCCCCGCTCCACCCCGTCGCCCGGCAGGCCCTCCAGGCCTCGCTCGACGAGGGGTGGGCCGACCCCGCCCGCCTCTACCGCGAGGGTCGGCGGGCCCGGCTGCTGCTCGACGCCGCGCGCGAGGCGGCCGCCGACGCGGTGGGCTGCCGACCCGACGAACTCGTCTTCACCTCCTCGGGCACACGGGCCGTGCACTCCGGCATCTCGGGTGCGCTGGCGGGCCGTCGGCGCGTCGGACGCCACCTGATCGTGTCAGCGGTCGAACACTCTTCGGTGCTCCATTCGGCGGAGGTCCACGAGACGGACGGCGGGACGGTGACGCGGGTCGCCGTGGACCGCACGGGCGCCGTCCACCCCGGCGCGTTCGCCGCCGCGCTGCGCCCGGACACCGCGCTCGGCTGCCTCCAGTCCGCCAACCACGAGGTGGGCACGGAGCAGCCGGTGGCCGAGGCCGCCGGCGCGTGCCGTGCGGCGGGGGTGCCGCTGCTCGTGGACGCGGCGCAGTCGCTGGCCTGGGGGCGCGTCGAGGGCGACTGGTCCCTGCTCACGGCAAGTGCCCACAAATGGGGTGGCCCGTCGGGGGTCGGGCTGCTCGTCGTACGCAAAGGGGTGCGGTTCGCGCCTCAAGGGCCCTCGGACGAGCGGGAGTCGGGGCGCGCGGCCGGGTTCGAGAACATCCCCGGGATCGTGGCCGCGGCCGCGTCGCTGCGCGCGGTGCGGGCCGAAGCGGCCGGGGAGGCCGCGCGGCTGCGGGAACTGACGGACCGGATCCGGGCCCGGGTGCCGGAACTGGTCCCCGATGTGGAGGTGGTCGGCGACCCGGTCCGCCGGGTGCCCGGGATCGTCACCTTCTCCTGTCTCTATGTCGACGGGGAGACTCTGCTGCACGAACTGGACCGCGCGGGCTTCTCGGTCTCGTCCGGTTCGTCCTGTACGAGCAGCACGCTGACGCCCAGCCATGTGCTGAAGGCGATGGGGGTGCTGAGCGAGGGCAACGTCCGGGTGTCGCTGCCGCCGGGAACGCCTGCGGAGGACGTGGACCGCTTCCTGTCCGTTCTGCCGGGCGCGGTCGCCGCCGTGCGCGAGAAGCTGGAAGCGCCGACGGAGCCGGTGAAGGTGGCCGCCGGCGGCACTTCCGACGCCCTCGTCGTGGACGCGCTGGGCCGGCGCTGCCCGATCCCCGTCATCGAACTGGCCAAGGTCATCGGTGACGTCCCGGTCGGCGGCACGGTCCGCGTTCTGTCGGACGACGAGGCGGCGCGCCTCGACATCCCCGCGTGGTGCGAGATGCGGGGACAGGAGTACGTCGGCGAGGAGCCGGCGGACCACGGCACCGCTTATGTGGTCCGCCGGGTGTCCTGA
- the coxB gene encoding cytochrome c oxidase subunit II, which translates to MSPNGSDRSPRRPMRRKLLQAMTAGLVLATATGCSYNWEDFPRLGMPTPVTEEAPRILSLWQGSWAAALATGVLVWGLILWAAIFHRRSRTKVEVPPQTRYNMPIEALYTVVPLIIVSVLFYFTARDESKLLDLSKKPDVTVNVVGYQWSWGFNYIENVPGSTGDAKTDKNLDAIPDRFKKDFPANAGGVYEVGTPGEWTPGRKSPGPTLWLPKGKTVRFVLTSRDVIHSFWVVPFLMKQDVIPGHTNSFQVTPNHEGTFMGKCAELCGVDHSRMLFNVKVVSPEAYEAHLAELAKQGQTGYVPAGIEQTGHEKNRETNNL; encoded by the coding sequence GTGAGTCCCAACGGCTCCGACCGCTCGCCGCGGCGCCCGATGCGGCGGAAGCTGCTGCAGGCAATGACTGCGGGCCTGGTCCTGGCGACAGCCACCGGTTGCTCGTACAACTGGGAAGACTTTCCCCGCCTGGGTATGCCCACCCCGGTCACGGAGGAGGCTCCGCGGATCCTCTCCCTCTGGCAGGGCTCGTGGGCGGCCGCGCTGGCCACCGGCGTGCTGGTCTGGGGCCTGATCCTGTGGGCGGCCATCTTCCATCGGCGCAGCCGAACCAAGGTCGAAGTTCCCCCGCAGACCCGGTACAACATGCCCATCGAGGCGCTGTACACGGTGGTCCCGCTCATCATTGTCTCGGTGCTCTTCTACTTCACGGCACGCGACGAGTCGAAGCTCCTCGATCTCTCCAAGAAGCCCGACGTCACAGTCAACGTCGTGGGCTATCAGTGGAGCTGGGGCTTCAACTACATCGAGAACGTCCCCGGTTCGACCGGTGATGCCAAGACCGACAAGAACCTGGACGCCATTCCGGACCGGTTCAAGAAGGACTTCCCGGCGAACGCCGGTGGTGTCTACGAGGTCGGTACCCCCGGCGAGTGGACCCCGGGGAGGAAGAGCCCCGGTCCGACCCTCTGGCTCCCCAAGGGCAAGACGGTCCGCTTCGTCCTCACTTCGCGTGACGTCATCCACTCCTTCTGGGTGGTGCCGTTCCTCATGAAGCAGGACGTCATCCCGGGCCACACCAACTCGTTCCAGGTGACCCCGAACCATGAGGGCACTTTCATGGGCAAGTGCGCCGAGCTGTGCGGCGTCGACCACTCCCGGATGCTCTTCAACGTGAAGGTCGTCTCTCCCGAGGCTTACGAGGCCCACCTCGCCGAGCTCGCGAAGCAGGGACAGACCGGTTACGTCCCGGCCGGCATTGAGCAGACGGGCCACGAGAAGAACCGGGAGACGAACAACCTGTGA